One Gloeothece verrucosa PCC 7822 DNA window includes the following coding sequences:
- a CDS encoding TerC family protein, with translation MIEQSVNFIEQGLSFNTVGILFSLVAMETVLSADNAVALAALVQHLPEPEHQRRALNWGLVGAFGLRILLILLATWVIQFWEFEFLGALYLIWLTAKYFRERLSENQEDSLSEPFHPQSNTNLIWQIIPIIALTDLAFSLDSVTTAIAISNETWLILFGGIIGVITLRFSAGLFIKLLDKYVYLQDAAYMIILGIGLKLMIKALFPIYALPDWIVLTFVSLLLMWGFSKRVEPETSQSN, from the coding sequence ATGATAGAGCAGTCAGTGAATTTTATTGAACAAGGATTATCTTTCAATACTGTGGGGATTTTATTCTCTCTAGTGGCGATGGAAACAGTTTTATCGGCTGATAATGCAGTGGCTTTAGCGGCTTTAGTTCAACATCTTCCTGAACCGGAACATCAACGCCGTGCCTTAAATTGGGGGTTAGTTGGGGCTTTTGGCTTGCGAATTTTATTGATTTTATTGGCTACTTGGGTCATTCAATTCTGGGAATTTGAATTTCTAGGCGCTCTTTATTTGATCTGGCTAACGGCTAAATATTTCCGGGAACGTTTATCTGAAAATCAAGAAGATTCCTTATCAGAACCGTTTCATCCTCAATCTAATACCAATTTAATTTGGCAAATTATTCCCATTATTGCCCTGACCGATTTAGCCTTTTCTTTAGATAGTGTGACTACCGCGATCGCTATTTCTAATGAAACTTGGCTGATTCTTTTTGGCGGCATTATCGGCGTAATTACCCTAAGATTTTCAGCCGGCTTGTTTATCAAATTATTAGACAAATATGTTTATCTTCAAGACGCGGCATACATGATTATTTTGGGAATAGGGCTGAAATTAATGATTAAGGCTTTGTTCCCCATTTATGCTTTGCCAGACTGGATAGTCTTAACTTTTGTGAGTTTATTATTGATGTGGGGCTTTTCTAAGCGAGTTGAACCCGAAACAAGCCAGAGCAATTAA
- a CDS encoding RrF2 family transcriptional regulator, with the protein MDSQNYILLSLPSKVEYALLALLEMASQPDLKKPLTVNEITAKQPIPERYLEQIFASLRRGGLLKSQRGSKGGYVLAREPQDITLLEIVSIIEGNRQIKENMDVSTVEMKLIQESWQQANQAAQSILGQYTLLDLCKQRESYIQQSLMYYI; encoded by the coding sequence TTGGATAGTCAAAATTACATTCTCTTGAGTTTGCCGTCAAAAGTTGAATATGCCTTACTAGCGTTGTTAGAAATGGCTTCTCAACCGGATCTCAAAAAACCTCTGACGGTCAATGAAATTACCGCCAAGCAACCCATTCCTGAACGCTACCTAGAACAAATTTTTGCTTCTTTAAGGCGTGGCGGGTTGCTTAAAAGCCAACGTGGTTCTAAAGGCGGCTATGTCTTAGCTCGTGAGCCACAGGATATTACTTTGTTAGAAATTGTCTCAATTATCGAAGGTAATCGACAAATTAAAGAAAATATGGATGTATCAACTGTAGAGATGAAACTGATTCAAGAAAGTTGGCAACAAGCTAACCAAGCCGCTCAATCAATCTTGGGGCAATATACCCTCTTAGATTTATGCAAGCAGCGCGAATCTTACATTCAACAGAGTTTGATGTATTACATTTAG
- a CDS encoding pyridoxal phosphate-dependent aminotransferase, whose product MTQVSRGKISSKANQFSESVIREMTRLALKYGAINLAQGFPDFPCPSELKQAASEAILNDVNQYAITWGDRLLRHAIAEKVLWYLGLEIDPEQEITVTCGSTEAMIATLLATVDPGEEVIVFEPYYENYGPDAILANATPRYVSLHPPNWTFDEAELRQAFNDRTKAIIINTPHNPTGKVFSEQELTLIAELCQKWDVLAFTDEIYEHILYDGTKHVAMATLPGMKQRTVTINGLSKTYSVTGWRVGYVLADAQLTRAIRKVHDFLTVGAPAPLQRAGVAAMQFPPSYYAELAQLYQQKRDNLLSLLDQVGISYFVPKGAYYIFADISDFGYPSDIAFSEYLIQDIGVAVVPGSSFFALSERGHKFIRFCFSKKPETLAQAGERLLKLLRAS is encoded by the coding sequence GTGACTCAGGTCAGCCGAGGAAAAATTTCATCAAAGGCAAACCAGTTTAGCGAGTCGGTTATTCGAGAAATGACTCGGCTTGCGCTCAAATATGGCGCGATTAACCTCGCTCAAGGGTTTCCTGACTTTCCTTGTCCGTCTGAGTTAAAACAAGCCGCTAGTGAGGCGATATTAAACGATGTGAATCAGTATGCGATTACTTGGGGCGATCGTCTTTTGCGTCATGCCATCGCCGAAAAAGTCTTATGGTATTTAGGCTTAGAGATTGATCCAGAGCAAGAAATTACGGTAACCTGCGGCTCCACCGAAGCGATGATCGCCACCCTGTTAGCCACTGTTGATCCTGGGGAAGAAGTGATTGTTTTTGAGCCATACTACGAAAACTATGGCCCTGATGCTATTCTGGCTAATGCCACGCCTCGTTATGTTTCTCTTCATCCTCCTAATTGGACCTTTGATGAAGCTGAACTGCGACAGGCGTTTAATGACCGTACCAAAGCCATTATCATTAATACTCCCCATAATCCCACAGGCAAAGTTTTTAGTGAGCAAGAACTCACTTTAATTGCTGAACTGTGTCAGAAGTGGGATGTATTGGCCTTTACCGATGAGATTTATGAGCATATTCTCTATGACGGTACTAAGCACGTGGCGATGGCCACTTTACCCGGCATGAAACAGAGAACTGTAACCATTAATGGTTTGTCTAAAACTTATAGTGTGACGGGGTGGCGAGTGGGTTATGTTTTAGCCGATGCTCAATTGACACGAGCCATTCGAAAAGTCCATGATTTTCTCACGGTAGGCGCTCCTGCTCCTTTACAAAGAGCCGGTGTCGCGGCTATGCAGTTTCCTCCTAGTTATTACGCTGAACTGGCTCAACTGTATCAACAAAAACGCGATAATTTACTCAGCCTGTTGGATCAAGTGGGGATTTCTTATTTTGTTCCCAAAGGAGCTTACTACATTTTTGCGGATATCTCGGATTTTGGCTATCCCAGTGATATAGCCTTTAGCGAATATCTCATTCAAGACATCGGGGTAGCGGTTGTCCCTGGATCAAGTTTTTTTGCCCTTTCAGAAAGGGGACATAAGTTTATTCGTTTCTGTTTTAGTAAAAAGCCAGAAACTTTGGCTCAAGCGGGTGAGCGTTTACTGAAGTTACTTAGGGCAAGTTGA
- a CDS encoding prohibitin family protein yields the protein MKTDVIVKPIEHKNTRKTPKDISLASRLMLLFVILALVASFFVVINAGERGVLMRFGKVQNKILGEGIHLIIPIINTVERLSIRIQKHDIYTEIASKDLQQLLSDISLNWHIVPERANIIYQRIGNLDQVIERIIEPAAEEIIKGIMAKYTVQEIITRREDLKKEITDLLITRLNNYDLHIDEISLTNFYFSTNFQAAVEAKQIAEQEAKKAGFLAQKAAQEAQAKINLAKGEAEAQRLLKETLSVELLQKQAIEKWNGNLPLVITEKGANLLNLEQFTKMP from the coding sequence ATGAAAACAGATGTAATTGTTAAACCCATTGAGCATAAAAATACAAGAAAAACCCCTAAAGATATTTCCTTAGCCAGCCGCCTGATGCTTTTGTTTGTCATTTTAGCTTTAGTGGCGAGTTTTTTTGTCGTTATTAACGCTGGTGAAAGAGGGGTATTAATGCGGTTCGGCAAAGTTCAAAATAAAATTTTAGGAGAAGGAATTCATTTAATAATTCCGATTATTAATACAGTAGAAAGACTGAGTATAAGGATTCAAAAACATGATATTTATACAGAAATTGCCTCTAAAGATTTACAACAACTTTTAAGTGATATTTCTTTAAATTGGCACATTGTCCCTGAACGAGCTAATATTATTTATCAACGAATTGGCAATCTTGATCAGGTAATAGAGCGGATTATTGAGCCAGCCGCAGAAGAAATTATTAAAGGCATTATGGCAAAATATACTGTACAAGAAATTATTACAAGACGCGAAGACTTAAAAAAAGAAATTACTGATTTATTAATCACTAGATTAAATAATTATGACTTGCATATTGATGAAATTTCCTTAACGAATTTTTATTTTTCTACCAATTTTCAAGCAGCAGTAGAAGCCAAACAAATTGCCGAACAGGAAGCCAAAAAAGCCGGTTTTTTAGCTCAAAAAGCCGCCCAAGAAGCACAAGCAAAAATTAACTTAGCGAAAGGTGAAGCCGAGGCACAACGATTACTCAAGGAAACTTTATCTGTAGAATTGCTGCAAAAACAAGCTATAGAAAAATGGAACGGAAATTTACCTTTAGTGATCACTGAGAAAGGAGCGAATTTATTGAATTTAGAGCAATTTACTAAGATGCCTTAA
- the epsC gene encoding serine O-acetyltransferase EpsC translates to MLSTDCKTYREKPNNPAIDHWLNLVFCDPGFQAILLHRISHQLYKKGLPVIPRLISQLNRFLTGIEIHPGAKIGQGVFIAHGMGIVIGETACVGDYTVIREGVTLGGTSSTTGKRHPTLGEYVTVEAGAKILGNIHIGDHVCVGAGAVVLQDVPSNSTVIGIPGRVIERKDLSEENLASDYHRDLPAEVIKTLFERVKALEEQVEHLQLETNLPDHYFLLTHQAKAQNNKVIEEFLDGSGI, encoded by the coding sequence ATGTTGTCAACGGACTGCAAAACTTACAGGGAAAAGCCAAATAATCCGGCAATTGACCATTGGCTCAATCTAGTCTTTTGTGATCCTGGATTCCAAGCTATACTGCTGCATCGAATTAGTCATCAACTTTATAAAAAGGGTTTGCCTGTAATTCCTCGTTTGATTTCTCAACTGAATCGTTTTTTGACAGGGATTGAAATTCATCCAGGCGCAAAAATTGGTCAAGGAGTGTTTATTGCTCATGGGATGGGCATTGTGATTGGAGAAACGGCTTGTGTAGGAGACTATACCGTGATTCGAGAAGGAGTCACTTTAGGAGGGACATCTTCTACCACTGGAAAACGTCATCCTACTTTAGGAGAGTATGTGACTGTGGAAGCAGGAGCTAAGATTTTGGGTAATATCCACATCGGAGATCATGTCTGTGTTGGTGCCGGTGCTGTGGTTTTACAAGATGTACCGAGTAATAGTACCGTCATCGGCATACCTGGGCGTGTGATTGAAAGAAAGGATTTGTCAGAAGAAAATTTAGCCTCGGATTATCATCGGGATTTACCGGCAGAAGTGATTAAAACTTTATTTGAACGGGTTAAAGCTTTAGAGGAACAAGTTGAACACTTACAGCTTGAGACTAATTTACCTGATCATTACTTTCTATTAACTCATCAAGCTAAGGCACAGAATAATAAGGTTATTGAAGAATTTCTCGATGGCTCTGGAATTTAA
- a CDS encoding cadmium resistance transporter translates to MTETLTAIPVGMTAFCATNLDDILVLLLFFAQVNGAFRRRHIVAGQYLGFSALVLASLPGFFGSMFLPRPWIGLLGIVPIAIGLSRWFNPDDDDSEETLSETPSLENSFFSSILSPQTYGVAAITIANGGDNIGIYVPLFANSSWERLLVMLGVFFLLVGVWCYIAYQLTRLRVIADNLTRYGNILIPFVLIGLGILILIDSHTLEHRGLTVLALIIGGWCLITLNRKTESYSCPVIAAEEEQT, encoded by the coding sequence ATGACAGAAACATTAACGGCAATTCCTGTAGGCATGACAGCCTTCTGCGCCACTAACCTCGATGACATTCTCGTCTTGCTGCTCTTTTTTGCTCAAGTCAATGGGGCCTTTCGGCGTAGACATATTGTGGCCGGCCAATATCTGGGCTTTAGTGCCTTAGTTTTAGCCAGTCTGCCTGGGTTTTTTGGCAGTATGTTTTTGCCGAGGCCTTGGATCGGTTTATTAGGAATTGTTCCTATTGCTATCGGCTTAAGTCGTTGGTTTAACCCTGATGATGATGATTCTGAAGAAACTTTAAGCGAAACCCCATCGCTTGAAAACTCATTTTTCAGCAGTATTTTATCTCCCCAAACTTACGGAGTAGCGGCTATTACCATCGCTAATGGAGGGGACAATATCGGAATTTATGTTCCTTTATTTGCCAATAGTTCTTGGGAAAGATTGCTAGTCATGTTAGGCGTGTTCTTTCTTTTGGTTGGGGTATGGTGTTATATTGCCTATCAATTAACCCGTCTTAGGGTGATTGCCGATAATCTAACTCGCTATGGTAATATACTGATCCCATTCGTACTGATTGGCTTGGGCATTCTAATTTTAATTGACTCTCATACTTTAGAACATCGCGGTTTAACCGTGTTAGCCCTGATTATTGGTGGATGGTGTCTAATCACCCTTAACCGCAAAACGGAGTCTTATTCTTGTCCAGTGATAGCCGCAGAAGAGGAACAAACTTGA
- a CDS encoding cadmium resistance transporter — protein MNWFIEAIIAGVSAFTATNIDDIVILIFFFSQLNASFRIRHILLGQYLGFTGLLIASLVGFFGGLVIAKTWIGLLGFLPIFLGIRQLIQQDNSEEIPQAVSSEATKPSPLSSLLAPQTYSVAAITFANGGDNIAIYVPLFANSSLPELMVIVSVFIILIGVWCAVAYRLTRYPLIARFLTRFGKRLVPFVLIGLGIFILIDSHSYQLLPLFKSDTTR, from the coding sequence ATGAATTGGTTTATAGAAGCTATTATCGCTGGTGTTTCAGCCTTTACGGCCACCAATATCGATGACATTGTGATCTTGATTTTCTTCTTCTCTCAACTCAATGCTTCTTTTCGTATCCGCCATATTCTCTTAGGTCAATACTTGGGGTTTACGGGTTTACTGATAGCAAGTCTAGTAGGCTTTTTTGGAGGTTTAGTGATTGCGAAAACTTGGATCGGTTTATTAGGTTTCCTGCCTATTTTTCTGGGAATTAGACAGTTAATCCAGCAAGATAACTCTGAAGAAATCCCTCAAGCCGTATCCAGTGAAGCCACCAAACCATCGCCTCTGTCTAGCTTACTTGCCCCTCAAACCTACAGTGTAGCGGCTATCACCTTCGCCAACGGGGGAGACAATATCGCAATTTATGTGCCGCTATTCGCCAATAGTAGCTTGCCTGAATTAATGGTCATTGTCAGTGTATTTATAATTTTGATTGGCGTTTGGTGTGCGGTGGCTTATCGCTTAACTCGCTATCCATTAATCGCTCGATTCCTGACTCGTTTCGGTAAGCGTTTGGTTCCGTTTGTTTTAATTGGTTTAGGAATTTTTATTCTCATTGATAGTCATAGTTATCAGCTATTACCCCTGTTTAAAAGCGACACCACAAGATAA
- a CDS encoding RrF2 family transcriptional regulator: MQSQISAQKPLFSLDLPLNVKYALLVLLELVTHPSASIDEMATKYLISKPYLEWICANLQRGGLIDKPKEAEEIYALNFQPKQITLLDVVRAIETQANPVMGFETYSPDRRLIHQIWHEVRTAAQNTLQQYTLEDLCQKPNAYDWH, encoded by the coding sequence ATGCAAAGCCAAATTTCCGCTCAAAAACCCTTATTTTCTCTAGATCTCCCCCTTAACGTTAAATATGCCCTGTTGGTGTTACTCGAGTTAGTCACTCACCCATCGGCATCAATTGACGAAATGGCAACTAAATACTTGATTTCCAAACCTTATCTAGAATGGATTTGCGCCAATTTACAACGGGGAGGCTTGATAGATAAGCCTAAAGAAGCTGAGGAAATTTATGCTTTAAACTTCCAGCCAAAGCAGATCACATTACTCGATGTTGTTAGAGCCATAGAAACTCAGGCTAATCCAGTCATGGGTTTTGAAACTTATAGCCCAGATAGAAGACTGATTCATCAAATTTGGCACGAAGTGAGGACAGCCGCTCAAAATACGCTACAGCAATACACACTGGAAGATTTATGCCAAAAACCCAATGCCTATGATTGGCATTAA
- a CDS encoding Crp/Fnr family transcriptional regulator: MTLSASLSVTPQFKSKNNWSFKRRSFIPLKPDVLWKIESGVVRTSSWHEDGNLVILGLWGPGDIVGQALTRVQPYQMECLTSVKAISVPTTDSYQFTEMFLSHIQQLEELAFIRSHKRIEPMLMSLLTWLAQKFGRVAATGQLIDLRLTHQELSEILGSTRVTITRAINQLEQQGVIERYPLHRIVLREEEVWHYEI, translated from the coding sequence ATGACTCTTTCTGCTTCTTTATCGGTAACACCTCAATTCAAATCTAAAAACAATTGGTCTTTTAAGCGGCGTTCTTTTATCCCTCTTAAACCCGATGTTCTTTGGAAAATAGAGAGTGGAGTGGTGCGGACTTCTTCATGGCATGAAGACGGTAATCTCGTGATTTTAGGATTATGGGGGCCGGGGGATATTGTCGGACAAGCTTTAACCCGAGTTCAACCTTATCAAATGGAGTGTTTAACATCTGTTAAAGCTATTTCGGTTCCCACCACTGACAGTTATCAATTTACTGAAATGTTCTTATCTCACATTCAGCAGTTAGAAGAATTAGCATTTATCCGTAGTCATAAAAGAATTGAGCCTATGCTCATGAGTTTATTAACTTGGCTTGCTCAAAAGTTTGGTCGAGTAGCCGCCACAGGGCAATTAATTGATTTACGTTTAACTCATCAGGAACTTTCTGAAATATTAGGCTCAACTCGTGTTACTATTACACGAGCTATTAATCAATTGGAGCAACAAGGAGTAATCGAGCGTTATCCTTTACACAGAATTGTTCTACGTGAAGAAGAGGTTTGGCATTATGAAATCTAG
- a CDS encoding sulfate/molybdate ABC transporter ATP-binding protein, whose amino-acid sequence MSIIIKEVSKNFGNFQALSQVSLEVKPGGLVALLGPSGSGKSTLLRAIAGLETPDSGQIIINGQDTTYLDVRKRHIGFCFQHYALFKEMTIRENIGFGLKIRKYTQAQIQQRVDELLDLIQLQGLGERYPSQLSGGQKQRVALARALAVHPEVLLLDEPFGALDAKIRKELRIWLRNLHDEVKITTVFVTHDQEEAMDVADEIVVMNHGRVEQIGKPAEIYDNPASAFVMSFIGQVNIFPGHANFLTDENLHSSQKIFVRPYDIELLTNPTEKAIQANIEKIIHLGKDIQAELITSEGLPFSVNLSRSQFEQLNLNSGQQVFVQLKNAKVFTD is encoded by the coding sequence ATGAGTATTATTATTAAAGAAGTTTCTAAAAACTTTGGGAATTTCCAAGCATTAAGTCAGGTCAGTTTAGAAGTAAAACCCGGAGGTTTAGTCGCCTTGCTGGGCCCTTCGGGTTCAGGAAAATCTACCTTACTCCGGGCCATTGCTGGTTTAGAAACACCCGATAGTGGACAAATTATTATTAATGGGCAGGATACCACCTATTTAGATGTGAGAAAACGCCATATCGGCTTTTGTTTTCAACATTATGCCCTGTTTAAAGAAATGACCATCCGGGAAAATATTGGCTTTGGGCTAAAAATTCGGAAGTATACCCAAGCACAAATTCAGCAACGGGTGGATGAATTACTAGATTTAATTCAGTTGCAGGGGTTAGGTGAGCGCTATCCTTCTCAGTTATCCGGAGGTCAAAAACAGAGGGTGGCTTTAGCTAGGGCTTTAGCTGTTCATCCTGAAGTATTGCTGTTAGATGAACCTTTTGGGGCGTTAGATGCCAAAATTCGTAAAGAACTTCGCATCTGGTTACGGAATTTACATGACGAGGTCAAAATTACTACCGTGTTTGTTACCCATGACCAAGAAGAAGCGATGGATGTAGCTGATGAAATTGTGGTGATGAATCATGGTCGGGTGGAACAAATCGGCAAACCTGCCGAAATTTATGATAATCCTGCGAGTGCTTTTGTGATGAGTTTTATCGGACAAGTGAATATTTTTCCAGGTCATGCTAATTTCTTAACTGATGAGAATTTACATAGTTCTCAAAAGATTTTTGTGCGCCCTTATGATATTGAATTGTTGACTAACCCAACGGAAAAAGCCATCCAGGCGAACATCGAGAAAATTATTCATTTAGGAAAAGATATTCAAGCTGAGTTAATCACTTCAGAGGGGTTACCTTTTTCTGTCAATCTGAGTCGTTCTCAGTTTGAGCAACTTAATTTAAATTCTGGTCAACAGGTATTTGTTCAACTGAAAAATGCTAAAGTGTTTACTGATTAA
- a CDS encoding LysR substrate-binding domain-containing protein: MTLEQLKIFLAVAEHLHFTRAAETLYVTQPAVSAAIQSLESEFGVKLFHRIGRRIEITDAGKLLKQEAQKIMAQVAQTERELRELNNLQRGELRIGSSFTVGNYWLPDKISLFQRQYPHIKINCSLANADEICAGTSMGLFDIGIVAGEVKAALESALCQEVVGSDRLLIVVGQSHPWFHDNKIPVEDLLKTQWVMREAGSGTQQMFEQALQQWGISLAQLKVLLVLNSSEMIKEVIESGEGAAAVPELMVKKELLLETLRVIEVFEPETNTCLDIVRPVYKLKHPQRFQTRVLEAFEEVLELFHD; the protein is encoded by the coding sequence ATGACCCTAGAGCAGTTAAAGATCTTTCTCGCTGTAGCTGAACATCTCCATTTCACCCGCGCGGCTGAAACACTCTATGTCACTCAACCGGCTGTCAGCGCTGCCATTCAGAGTCTCGAAAGCGAATTCGGTGTCAAATTGTTTCATCGGATTGGCAGACGTATAGAAATAACTGATGCTGGCAAGCTACTTAAACAAGAAGCTCAAAAAATTATGGCTCAAGTAGCACAGACAGAACGTGAGTTGCGAGAGTTAAATAATTTACAACGTGGAGAATTAAGGATCGGTTCTAGTTTTACGGTTGGCAATTATTGGTTGCCGGATAAAATTAGTTTATTTCAGCGTCAATATCCTCACATTAAAATTAATTGTAGTTTAGCGAATGCTGATGAAATTTGTGCCGGTACCTCGATGGGATTATTTGATATTGGTATCGTTGCCGGTGAAGTTAAAGCCGCTTTAGAAAGTGCTTTATGTCAGGAGGTGGTAGGTAGCGATCGTTTACTGATTGTTGTTGGTCAATCTCACCCTTGGTTTCATGACAATAAAATTCCTGTTGAGGATTTATTAAAAACACAATGGGTGATGAGAGAAGCGGGATCAGGAACACAACAAATGTTTGAACAAGCTCTACAACAATGGGGAATTTCTCTTGCTCAGTTAAAAGTTCTTTTAGTGTTAAATAGTAGTGAAATGATTAAAGAAGTCATTGAAAGCGGCGAAGGAGCGGCGGCTGTTCCGGAATTAATGGTTAAAAAAGAGCTTCTATTGGAAACTCTACGAGTGATTGAAGTTTTTGAACCTGAAACTAATACCTGCTTAGATATTGTGCGTCCGGTTTATAAACTCAAACATCCTCAACGTTTTCAAACTCGAGTTTTAGAAGCCTTTGAAGAGGTTTTAGAATTATTTCATGATTAA
- a CDS encoding APC family permease: protein MTSKANAHRSIHGLKPDCLSFGEVLAQSFAVIAPTTIPASNLGLIVALSGNGTWLSFLIGLVGLALVSININQFASRSASPGSLYSYIVKGLGPTAGVICGWSLVLAYLFTGMSVLCGFANFSGALIGHIGIHPSSITLLAIGAGISWYAAYKDIQLSAMAMLWLEGLSLVLIAVLALLIWSHLGFAWDMPQLTLQGVSPGNIATGLVLVMFGFSGFESATSLGDEAKRPLKTIPRAVMGSVILAGLFFLCTTYIEVMAFREAGVSITTAEEPLGFLSRQIGLGWLGELIAVGALFSFFACVLGSINPAARIFFTMARHGLFHASIGSAHSSHRTPHIAVSLCSLVTFLIPTLLAFFNVKLYQSMGYLGAIASYGFLTVYVLVAVAAPLYLRKIGQLRQRDIVCSVLSIGFMSIPVLGSIGIPGNRWFPVPEAPYNLFPYLFLIYILLTCGWFIIQRIRFPEMVRSMENQIEEIHDRFLSSEEIVPSSFVKPITPTRTSRYK, encoded by the coding sequence ATGACCAGCAAAGCCAACGCTCATCGGAGTATTCATGGTTTAAAGCCAGATTGTCTTTCTTTTGGAGAAGTTCTTGCTCAATCCTTCGCGGTGATCGCCCCTACTACGATTCCCGCTTCAAATCTGGGTTTAATTGTCGCCCTCTCGGGAAATGGCACTTGGCTAAGTTTTCTAATCGGATTAGTGGGATTAGCCTTGGTGAGTATCAATATTAATCAATTTGCTAGTCGTTCTGCCTCTCCAGGCTCTTTATATTCCTATATCGTCAAGGGATTAGGCCCCACAGCCGGGGTTATCTGTGGTTGGAGTTTGGTACTAGCTTATTTATTTACCGGTATGTCTGTTCTGTGCGGTTTTGCGAACTTTAGCGGCGCATTAATCGGCCACATCGGTATTCATCCTTCCAGCATTACCCTACTAGCTATCGGCGCAGGAATTTCCTGGTACGCCGCCTATAAAGATATCCAGCTTTCAGCCATGGCCATGCTTTGGTTAGAAGGACTCTCCCTGGTTTTAATAGCGGTTTTGGCTTTGCTGATTTGGAGTCATTTGGGGTTTGCTTGGGATATGCCGCAACTGACCTTACAAGGGGTTTCACCCGGCAATATCGCCACAGGACTTGTATTAGTGATGTTTGGCTTTTCTGGCTTTGAAAGTGCCACTTCTTTAGGAGATGAAGCGAAACGTCCTCTAAAAACTATTCCTAGGGCGGTTATGGGAAGTGTGATTTTAGCCGGTTTGTTCTTTCTCTGTACTACCTATATTGAGGTGATGGCTTTTAGAGAGGCGGGAGTTTCCATTACCACCGCAGAAGAACCCCTCGGATTTCTCTCCCGTCAAATAGGGCTGGGTTGGCTTGGTGAATTAATCGCTGTTGGCGCTCTGTTTAGCTTTTTTGCTTGTGTATTGGGGAGTATTAACCCGGCTGCCAGAATATTTTTTACAATGGCGCGTCATGGGTTATTTCACGCTTCTATCGGTTCTGCTCATTCATCCCACAGAACCCCCCACATCGCTGTTAGCCTTTGCTCTTTGGTGACTTTCTTAATTCCTACTCTCTTGGCTTTCTTCAATGTTAAACTCTACCAAAGTATGGGATATTTAGGAGCCATTGCAAGCTACGGTTTTCTGACCGTTTATGTGTTGGTTGCAGTAGCGGCTCCCCTTTATCTCCGCAAAATCGGGCAGTTGCGTCAGCGAGATATCGTATGCTCGGTGTTATCTATTGGGTTTATGAGCATCCCCGTCTTGGGGAGTATAGGGATTCCTGGAAATCGTTGGTTTCCGGTGCCAGAAGCTCCTTATAATCTTTTTCCCTATCTGTTTTTAATTTATATTCTGCTGACTTGCGGGTGGTTTATCATTCAACGAATTCGTTTTCCGGAAATGGTTCGCTCGATGGAGAACCAAATAGAAGAGATACATGATCGGTTTTTATCTTCTGAGGAAATCGTTCCTTCATCTTTTGTTAAACCTATAACACCCACTAGAACCAGCCGCTATAAATAA
- a CDS encoding YidH family protein translates to MQFLFKSPKNVPNPNSEADNLVSIHPKKRNPSRVRDHLANERTYLAWMRTAIALMGFGVVIARLRVFQIPVNPIPGNGWKLGLTFALLGLSTVILTTKHYFNVRHEIDEDTYEPPDRWVLIFSLAIILLGSGVIYYFFTVPLNPLSGVVFE, encoded by the coding sequence ATGCAATTCCTCTTCAAATCCCCAAAAAACGTGCCAAACCCTAACTCTGAGGCGGATAACCTCGTATCAATTCATCCTAAAAAAAGAAATCCTTCTCGAGTTCGAGATCATTTAGCTAATGAACGGACTTATTTAGCTTGGATGCGAACGGCTATTGCTTTGATGGGATTTGGCGTAGTTATTGCTCGTCTTCGTGTTTTTCAAATTCCTGTGAACCCCATTCCTGGGAATGGCTGGAAATTGGGGCTAACCTTTGCTTTATTGGGATTAAGTACCGTTATTCTCACCACTAAACATTATTTTAATGTTCGCCATGAGATTGACGAAGATACTTATGAACCCCCTGATCGATGGGTACTGATTTTTAGTCTTGCCATTATCCTTTTAGGCTCTGGTGTCATTTATTATTTCTTTACTGTCCCTTTAAATCCTTTAAGTGGCGTAGTTTTTGAATAA